Proteins encoded by one window of Ovis canadensis isolate MfBH-ARS-UI-01 breed Bighorn chromosome 14, ARS-UI_OviCan_v2, whole genome shotgun sequence:
- the LOC138419630 gene encoding LOW QUALITY PROTEIN: zinc finger protein 678-like (The sequence of the model RefSeq protein was modified relative to this genomic sequence to represent the inferred CDS: substituted 1 base at 1 genomic stop codon), whose protein sequence is MRGDCKGNSRRELLGALRKVSDLSSDLTRQQRIQNPRKENKCDICGKVFTYSSNLTRHRKIHSGRKPFKCTECGKGFMRGTDLTQHQRIHTGQKPYKCKVCDKAFNCSSSLTRHQRVHTEEKPYKCTQCGKAFKQNSSLNHHQRLHTGKSDEFNKCSEVITCCSSLTEHQVIHSREKPYKCKDCGKRFIKITSLIPHRRIHTGEKPYKCKECGKAFTQSSSLTQHQRIHTGEKPYTCKECGKAFRQSSSFHKHQRIHTEKKPYKXKECGKGFHQSGHLTRHLRVHPSNETSDGRDLS, encoded by the coding sequence ATGCGTGGAGATTGCAAGGGGAACAGCAGGAGAGAATTACTTGGAGCACTCCGGAAAGTTTCTGATCTGTCTTCAGATCTTACTCGACAGCAGAGGATTCAGAATCCACGGAAAGAGAACAAGTGTGATATATGTGGGAAAGTCTTTACTTACTCATCCAATCTAACGAGACATAGGAAAATCCATTCAGGAAGGAAACCTTTCAAATGTACAGAGTGTGGTAAAGGCTTTATGCGTGGCACTGATCTTACCCAACATCAACGAATCCATACTGGCcagaaaccttataaatgtaaggTATGtgacaaagcctttaactgtagcTCAAGTCTTACTAGACATCAGCGAGTTCACACTgaagagaagccttataaatgcacacagtgtggcaaagcctttaaacAGAACTCAAGTCTTAATCATCATCAGCGACTTCATACTGGGAAGTCCGACGAATTTAACAAATGCAGTGAAGTCATTACTTGCTGTTCAAGTCTTACTGAACATCAGGTAATTCATTCTAGAGaaaagccttataaatgtaaggatTGTGGCAAAAGATTTATCAAGATTACGAGCCTTATTCCACATCGCCGAatccatactggagagaaaccttataaatgtaaggaatgtggcaaagcctttaccCAAAGTTCAAGCCTTACTCAACAtcagcgaattcatactggagagaaaccttatacatgtaaagaatgtggcaaagcctttcGTCAGAGCTCAAGTTTTCAtaaacatcagagaattcatactgaaaagaaaccttacaaatgaAAGGAATGTGGTAAAGGCTTTCATCAGAGTGGTCATCTCACTAGACATTTGCGAGTACACCCTAGTAATGAAACAAGTGATGGAAGAGATTTGTCCTAA